The following are encoded in a window of Actinomyces oris genomic DNA:
- a CDS encoding murein biosynthesis integral membrane protein MurJ — protein MSIIKRVRIGRSSSQGRSQASLARSSAIMASGTLVSRILGMVRNALIVMALGATGSGAADAFNTANNLPTYLYNMMIGGILNAILVPQIVQALRRRNGEEVVNRLLTAAATLMLAVTCIATAAAPLIFTLNANSLAQGQWRALSFAFAFWFMPQVFFYGLYALWGQVLNARSSFGPYMWSPVLNNIISIASILLYLHLYGRYTAGEGAEVWGWGRITLIGATTTLGIAVQALILYIPLVRSGFRPRIIFGVRGLGLGKTVKVALWALAGVGVASLSNWITSNLGSYAVTASEQPEYANVIVPSTTMWLNAYLVYMLPQSLVVTSIITALFTRMSEKAAAGDAAGVREDLSLGLRSAGVFTVLATAGICVLAVPALQLFTPSITLPEAQASAPMLIALALGIVPQGIWFGTQRVMLAYSDTKRLLLADVVVGVIPVILCVLAYFVAPANHWMTWAGAANTISQIGGCVVVIPMMRSHLPSLDGRKIVTTHLRLILAVAPAVVVGILLNAMLGDIDADSTLANMTAALGHIAVVATVMSLIYLLMGRIVRIEEIAVAFRPFSRILSTLGRRLPGAPGRAVLAAAAWLSPAPPQTQATAQMAAVQAPAPPPPPPPAQAASGPSGASTGAVAHGAVGYTSGGTQAIPPAPPPPAQTQIHSWGQPGQMGSQPAGGHPSQPVAGRTYHGQPDHRLAPPPPAPSQAAAAPPPPSAGATSGSSQHWHTPRHVPADAPGSIPPSLPASIPPSRVATGRSAAYPSHSSAHTGHITPVWSPQTVTMGSTGSDGQPSQGRRRMSEATPIGSGRYGLLGTLSTTLPRIVRHRGVDTILDRDVTILVLTDATLHRDNVLESASRAVLVEDQRLQQVYDVERAEPSVIVTEPLTGRTFSSLVSRGMPPAQARAIIGETAQALDAGARKGLHHLNLSPESIRVLPDGTVKVSGLGIEAAALDLESRVAGHDPSAADRVDARSLVEILYYGLTGRWPGKRPGIPSAPRLGGVPVKPSTLVPGIDPVLDELCERTWSSQPPISAAEVARSLGTWDQVVGYHESGPTQRPTSQRPSSNGATGGSGSASAGATAAVSAAGAGVANAARGVLDRLRRTGAGKSTTVSAPAGQMAPAPVQPEPAPSVPAASDAPAEQTSVMEAASVATAPATPAPDPQQPESAAAQEQPADDAYIQVTGPTNPIPNVLSTASETVPGPAPVPAEPFTGSFPAFDDDEDEEVDPEAARREQRTTSSVLVTFFLMVIALLVVASYIVYQTIGIPFADKDRAAADTVPSASAQENGGGGGGQQPAPQPAAAKPEIAGVSVANNPSTQAANNQQYLADGDTSRPWFSHNSGTQDLTQPIDIEIKLKSRAKVSEIDLQGTNEGGQVEVRATDLSNAGGGTLLAQGAFTAGSTTLKVDNPQEVDTIVIRVTQLPKNSDPTEFPYKATVTEVTIK, from the coding sequence ATGAGCATCATCAAGCGTGTACGGATCGGGCGATCCTCCTCCCAGGGGCGCAGCCAGGCCTCCCTGGCGCGCTCCTCAGCCATCATGGCCTCGGGGACCCTGGTCTCCCGCATCCTGGGCATGGTGCGCAACGCCCTGATCGTCATGGCGCTGGGCGCCACCGGGTCGGGGGCCGCCGACGCCTTCAACACGGCCAACAACCTGCCCACCTACCTGTACAACATGATGATCGGCGGGATCCTCAACGCGATCCTGGTGCCGCAGATCGTTCAGGCGCTGCGACGGCGCAACGGCGAGGAGGTCGTCAACCGCCTCCTGACCGCCGCGGCCACGCTCATGCTGGCGGTCACGTGCATCGCGACCGCTGCCGCGCCCCTCATCTTCACCCTCAACGCCAACTCCTTGGCCCAGGGGCAGTGGCGCGCGCTGTCCTTCGCCTTCGCGTTCTGGTTCATGCCGCAGGTCTTCTTCTACGGCCTGTACGCCCTGTGGGGGCAGGTGCTCAACGCCCGCTCGAGCTTCGGGCCCTACATGTGGTCCCCGGTGCTCAACAACATCATCTCGATCGCCTCGATCCTGCTCTACCTCCATCTCTACGGTCGCTACACCGCTGGTGAAGGCGCAGAGGTCTGGGGCTGGGGCCGGATCACCCTCATCGGGGCGACGACGACCCTGGGCATCGCGGTCCAGGCGCTGATCCTCTACATCCCCCTGGTGCGCTCCGGGTTCCGGCCACGCATCATCTTCGGGGTGCGGGGCCTGGGGCTGGGCAAGACCGTCAAGGTGGCCCTATGGGCACTGGCCGGGGTGGGCGTGGCCAGCCTGAGCAACTGGATCACCTCCAACCTGGGCTCCTACGCAGTGACGGCCTCCGAGCAGCCCGAGTACGCCAATGTCATCGTGCCCTCCACGACCATGTGGCTCAACGCCTACCTGGTGTACATGCTGCCCCAGTCCCTCGTGGTCACCTCCATCATCACGGCCCTGTTCACCCGGATGAGTGAGAAGGCCGCGGCCGGGGATGCGGCCGGCGTGCGCGAGGACCTCTCCCTGGGACTGCGCTCGGCGGGCGTCTTCACGGTGCTGGCCACCGCGGGCATCTGCGTCCTGGCCGTCCCGGCCCTGCAGCTCTTCACCCCCTCGATCACCCTGCCCGAGGCACAGGCCAGCGCCCCCATGCTCATCGCTCTGGCGCTGGGCATCGTCCCGCAGGGGATCTGGTTCGGGACCCAGCGGGTGATGCTGGCCTACTCCGATACCAAGCGGCTGCTGCTGGCCGACGTCGTCGTCGGCGTCATCCCCGTGATCCTGTGCGTCCTGGCCTACTTCGTCGCCCCGGCCAACCACTGGATGACCTGGGCGGGCGCGGCCAACACGATCAGCCAGATCGGGGGCTGCGTGGTGGTCATCCCCATGATGCGCTCCCACCTGCCCAGCCTCGACGGCCGCAAGATCGTCACCACCCACCTGCGTCTCATCCTGGCGGTGGCGCCCGCAGTCGTCGTCGGGATCCTGCTCAACGCGATGCTTGGTGACATCGACGCCGACTCCACCCTGGCGAACATGACCGCAGCGCTCGGACACATCGCCGTCGTCGCCACCGTCATGTCGCTCATCTACCTGCTGATGGGGCGCATCGTCAGGATCGAGGAAATCGCGGTCGCCTTCCGGCCCTTCTCGCGGATCCTGTCCACGCTCGGTCGTCGTCTACCCGGCGCCCCCGGGCGAGCGGTCCTGGCGGCGGCGGCCTGGTTGTCACCGGCGCCGCCACAGACCCAGGCAACTGCCCAGATGGCCGCGGTCCAGGCGCCTGCGCCCCCGCCCCCACCGCCGCCGGCTCAGGCGGCTTCAGGCCCCTCCGGTGCGTCAACGGGAGCGGTGGCGCATGGTGCTGTTGGCTACACCTCCGGCGGCACGCAGGCGATTCCGCCCGCACCGCCGCCGCCTGCACAGACGCAGATCCACTCCTGGGGACAGCCGGGTCAAATGGGGTCCCAGCCCGCGGGTGGCCACCCGTCTCAGCCCGTGGCGGGCCGCACCTATCACGGGCAGCCCGACCACCGGCTCGCACCGCCACCACCGGCACCCTCGCAGGCCGCAGCCGCACCGCCGCCCCCGAGTGCAGGTGCCACATCCGGCTCCTCCCAGCACTGGCACACCCCGAGGCACGTCCCAGCCGACGCACCCGGGAGTATCCCGCCGTCACTGCCGGCCAGCATTCCCCCGTCCCGGGTGGCCACAGGGCGCTCCGCCGCCTACCCGTCACACAGCTCTGCCCACACGGGCCACATCACCCCGGTCTGGAGCCCGCAGACAGTTACGATGGGGTCAACTGGTTCAGATGGACAACCATCTCAAGGAAGGAGACGCATGTCGGAGGCGACGCCGATCGGCAGTGGTCGCTACGGGCTCCTGGGAACGCTGTCCACCACCCTGCCGCGTATTGTCAGGCACCGTGGCGTCGACACGATCCTGGATCGAGACGTCACGATCCTGGTTCTCACCGATGCGACGCTTCATCGCGACAACGTCCTGGAGTCGGCCAGTAGGGCGGTCCTGGTCGAGGACCAGCGTCTCCAGCAGGTCTACGACGTCGAACGCGCCGAACCCTCCGTCATCGTCACCGAGCCGCTGACCGGACGCACCTTCTCCTCACTGGTCTCCCGGGGCATGCCCCCGGCGCAGGCGCGAGCCATCATCGGTGAGACCGCGCAGGCGCTCGACGCCGGTGCTCGCAAGGGCCTGCACCACCTCAACCTGTCTCCGGAGTCCATCCGCGTTCTTCCCGACGGAACGGTGAAGGTCAGCGGCCTGGGCATTGAGGCCGCCGCCCTCGACCTGGAGAGCCGGGTCGCCGGCCATGACCCGTCAGCCGCCGACCGTGTCGACGCCCGCTCCCTGGTGGAGATCCTCTACTACGGCCTGACCGGACGGTGGCCGGGCAAGCGCCCCGGCATTCCCTCCGCGCCTCGTCTGGGCGGCGTCCCGGTCAAGCCCTCCACGCTCGTGCCGGGAATCGACCCGGTCCTGGACGAGCTGTGCGAACGCACCTGGAGCAGCCAGCCCCCCATCTCCGCAGCGGAGGTGGCGCGCTCACTGGGCACCTGGGACCAGGTGGTCGGCTACCACGAGTCCGGGCCAACACAGCGCCCCACGTCCCAGCGCCCCTCGTCGAACGGCGCCACCGGTGGCAGTGGCAGCGCCTCCGCAGGTGCGACGGCCGCCGTCAGCGCCGCAGGAGCCGGTGTCGCCAACGCGGCGCGCGGAGTCCTGGACAGGCTACGGCGTACCGGCGCGGGCAAGAGCACCACGGTCAGCGCCCCGGCGGGACAGATGGCACCCGCACCGGTTCAGCCGGAGCCGGCACCGTCCGTGCCCGCCGCCTCCGACGCACCGGCCGAGCAGACCTCCGTCATGGAGGCGGCCTCGGTTGCCACGGCACCGGCCACGCCGGCCCCTGATCCGCAGCAGCCCGAGTCGGCGGCTGCGCAGGAGCAGCCCGCCGACGACGCCTACATCCAGGTCACGGGGCCGACGAACCCGATCCCGAATGTCCTGTCCACTGCGTCGGAGACCGTTCCCGGGCCGGCACCGGTCCCGGCCGAGCCCTTCACCGGCAGCTTCCCGGCTTTCGATGACGACGAGGATGAGGAGGTCGACCCCGAGGCCGCGCGCCGCGAGCAGCGCACGACCAGCTCGGTCCTGGTCACCTTCTTCCTCATGGTCATCGCCTTGCTCGTGGTGGCCAGCTACATCGTGTACCAGACGATCGGCATCCCCTTCGCAGACAAGGACCGCGCGGCCGCGGATACCGTTCCCTCGGCCAGCGCCCAGGAGAACGGCGGTGGAGGCGGCGGCCAGCAGCCCGCACCCCAGCCGGCTGCGGCCAAGCCCGAGATCGCGGGCGTGAGCGTGGCCAACAACCCGAGCACGCAGGCGGCCAACAACCAGCAGTACCTCGCTGACGGAGACACGAGCCGCCCCTGGTTCTCCCACAACAGCGGCACTCAGGATCTGACCCAGCCGATCGATATTGAGATCAAGCTCAAGAGCCGCGCCAAGGTCTCAGAGATCGACTTGCAGGGCACCAACGAGGGCGGACAGGTCGAGGTCCGAGCCACGGACCTCAGCAACGCGGGCGGCGGCACGCTCCTCGCCCAGGGAGCCTTCACCGCGGGAAGCACCACCCTCAAGGTCGACAACCCCCAGGAGGTCGACACCATCGTCATCAGGGTGACCCAGCTGCCCAAGAACAGTGATCCCACCGAGTTCCCCTACAAAGCGACAGTGACTGAGGTCACAATCAAATAG
- a CDS encoding DUF6049 family protein, with the protein MTGTAASVYAKVVTTLGSRMRSRAMVTIAALLGVAGLVTWPVAALPVAEADQGSGTLPLAQSAGLPADIAPAAPAASAKPSTASAPVSAPSTAPATAPATGEKPTNQVTVSIDALTPEVLRSDQDLNLTGTITNGTAQTITGADLVTRVQRSTESTSGGLSKWLTGTDESGLSDPFTVPLGHDLQPGGVSQFSITIPADELPLNSTDQWGPRGVSVALATQDVSLAQDRSILVWDSGASVSPLRMTVFLPVTASAQEMAVLSGPHTQERTEALSRIHNRVLGLVSMAGDGVVAAVDPSLVEALGVTTASLEQAARNNGSQPSSPDAVSQAPQSTDSSASSPPTAPATTAPSASATPSPQPGGSATASPSGKAPQVPNEVIQLSAALARAIHSDSLVALPWGDSDTAALAHLQQTSLIETAARRTQESVIVKAGAPTSVSWLASSVADATTVSALAQPDSTIIASPESLPPSDELTYTPSGLGASGNHAILIPEQSLSGALTGQDATPAASDQGDPTAQSAQASALDTRQLLRGDSAILVRQAPVLERDIIVAMPRRATSAVQSSVVRERVAALRSVPWVQSQSLGALQERAQHEVAAVNEGSSRIERSETPDTVIDDDELSADTLTAAGRTATTLQSISSVLSEPAALLGDYTSLEAVVSSASWRADPATRNAQVPAAEAAGAGVTSSLAAVPSSTINVISSEAQLPVRITSSLSQDVTVQVYLVSNNKRLQVPRTTTVRVPAHQQAKVTVPIQAVGSGDVALTVQVLAADGTTVGTPTTVNMRVRADWEGRGTGVIVGVLVSIVVIGTVRTVRRGRRTAVAPAAPAAQETA; encoded by the coding sequence ATGACGGGCACCGCCGCCTCTGTGTACGCGAAGGTGGTCACCACGCTGGGCTCCCGGATGCGGAGCAGGGCGATGGTGACCATTGCCGCCCTACTGGGGGTGGCCGGCCTGGTGACGTGGCCGGTGGCCGCGCTGCCCGTGGCCGAGGCGGACCAGGGCTCCGGCACGCTCCCGCTCGCGCAGTCCGCCGGACTCCCCGCGGACATCGCACCGGCCGCCCCGGCGGCTTCGGCGAAGCCGTCCACGGCGTCGGCCCCGGTGTCGGCCCCCTCAACGGCCCCGGCAACGGCCCCGGCAACGGGCGAGAAGCCCACCAACCAGGTGACTGTGAGCATCGACGCCCTGACCCCCGAGGTGCTCCGCAGCGATCAGGACCTCAACCTGACCGGCACCATCACCAACGGAACCGCTCAGACCATCACCGGGGCGGACCTGGTGACGCGGGTGCAGCGATCCACGGAGTCCACGAGCGGGGGCCTGAGCAAGTGGTTGACCGGGACCGATGAGTCGGGGTTGTCGGACCCGTTCACGGTCCCGCTGGGGCACGATCTCCAGCCGGGGGGCGTCTCCCAGTTCTCCATCACCATCCCCGCCGACGAGCTGCCGCTGAACAGTACCGACCAGTGGGGGCCGCGCGGCGTCTCCGTCGCCCTGGCGACCCAGGACGTCTCCCTGGCCCAGGACCGCAGCATCCTCGTGTGGGACAGCGGCGCCTCCGTCTCGCCGTTGCGCATGACCGTCTTCCTGCCGGTCACCGCCTCCGCTCAGGAGATGGCGGTGCTGTCCGGCCCGCACACCCAGGAGCGCACGGAGGCCCTCAGTCGTATCCACAACCGGGTCCTGGGCCTGGTAAGCATGGCCGGCGACGGCGTCGTCGCCGCCGTCGACCCGTCACTGGTCGAGGCCCTCGGTGTCACCACGGCCAGCCTCGAGCAGGCCGCCCGCAACAACGGCTCCCAGCCCTCCTCGCCGGATGCCGTCTCTCAGGCGCCCCAGAGCACCGACTCCTCCGCGTCGTCGCCCCCGACTGCTCCGGCGACGACGGCCCCCTCGGCGAGCGCCACCCCGTCCCCGCAGCCGGGGGGCAGTGCCACCGCCTCGCCGTCGGGCAAGGCCCCGCAGGTCCCCAACGAGGTCATCCAGCTCTCCGCGGCTCTTGCACGGGCCATCCACTCCGACAGCCTGGTGGCTCTGCCGTGGGGCGACTCCGACACCGCCGCCCTGGCGCACCTGCAGCAGACGAGCCTCATCGAGACGGCCGCGCGGCGCACCCAGGAGTCGGTCATCGTCAAGGCGGGGGCCCCGACGTCAGTGTCCTGGTTGGCATCCAGCGTCGCGGACGCCACCACGGTCAGTGCCCTGGCGCAGCCGGATTCGACCATCATCGCCTCACCGGAGTCCTTGCCTCCGTCCGACGAGCTCACCTACACCCCCTCCGGTCTGGGCGCCTCCGGGAACCATGCGATCCTCATCCCGGAGCAGTCCCTGTCGGGGGCACTCACCGGCCAGGACGCCACACCCGCGGCCTCCGATCAGGGCGATCCGACTGCCCAGAGCGCCCAGGCCTCCGCACTCGACACCCGCCAGCTGCTGCGTGGGGACAGTGCCATTCTGGTCCGCCAGGCCCCGGTGCTGGAACGGGACATCATCGTGGCGATGCCCCGCCGGGCGACCTCCGCCGTGCAGTCCTCGGTCGTGCGGGAGCGGGTGGCCGCCCTGCGCTCAGTGCCCTGGGTCCAGTCCCAGTCCCTGGGCGCCCTCCAGGAGCGCGCCCAGCACGAGGTCGCGGCCGTGAACGAGGGCAGCTCACGGATCGAGCGCTCCGAGACGCCGGACACGGTGATCGACGACGACGAGCTGTCCGCCGACACCCTCACCGCCGCCGGCCGTACGGCCACGACCCTGCAGTCGATCTCCTCAGTGCTCTCCGAGCCGGCCGCGCTGCTGGGCGACTACACCAGCCTGGAGGCGGTGGTCTCCTCAGCGTCCTGGCGGGCCGACCCCGCGACCCGCAACGCCCAGGTTCCCGCTGCCGAGGCGGCCGGGGCCGGCGTCACCTCCTCGCTGGCCGCGGTGCCGTCGTCGACCATCAACGTCATCAGCTCCGAGGCGCAGCTGCCGGTGCGCATCACCTCCTCCCTGAGTCAGGACGTCACGGTCCAGGTCTACCTGGTCTCGAACAACAAGCGCCTCCAGGTCCCGCGCACCACGACCGTGCGGGTCCCGGCCCACCAACAGGCCAAGGTCACGGTGCCGATCCAGGCCGTCGGCTCGGGCGATGTCGCCCTGACGGTGCAGGTTCTCGCCGCCGACGGCACCACCGTGGGCACCCCCACCACCGTCAACATGCGCGTGCGCGCCGACTGGGAGGGACGCGGCACCGGCGTCATCGTCGGGGTGCTGGTCTCCATCGTGGTGATCGGTACGGTGAGGACAGTAAGACGAGGCCGCCGCACCGCAGTGGCCCCGGCTGCACCGGCTGCACAGGAGACGGCATGA
- a CDS encoding NUDIX hydrolase — MPSPRTRTPRAGNPAHRASGRALPIVNETSAGGLVVDVQNGQAFTAVIARRNRGGRLEWCLPKGHLEGAETPEQAAVREIMEETGITGRVLRHLATIDYWFAGHEHRVHKVVHHFLLEAVSGTLTTENDPDHEAEDVEWVALDDVSHRLAYPNERRIVAAAWDILVGDG; from the coding sequence ATGCCCTCTCCACGCACTCGCACGCCCCGCGCCGGAAACCCGGCCCACCGGGCGAGTGGGCGCGCCCTGCCCATCGTCAACGAGACCAGCGCCGGCGGCCTGGTCGTCGACGTTCAGAACGGGCAGGCCTTCACCGCGGTCATCGCCCGGCGCAACCGGGGCGGGCGCCTGGAGTGGTGCCTGCCCAAGGGGCACCTGGAGGGCGCCGAGACCCCCGAGCAGGCCGCGGTCCGCGAGATCATGGAGGAGACCGGGATCACCGGTCGGGTTCTTCGGCACCTGGCGACCATCGACTACTGGTTCGCCGGCCACGAGCACCGCGTCCACAAGGTGGTGCACCACTTCCTGCTGGAGGCGGTCAGCGGCACGCTGACCACGGAGAACGACCCGGACCATGAGGCCGAGGACGTCGAGTGGGTCGCCCTCGACGACGTCTCCCACCGCCTGGCCTACCCCAACGAGCGCCGTATCGTGGCCGCGGCCTGGGACATCCTGGTGGGGGATGGATGA
- a CDS encoding CCA tRNA nucleotidyltransferase translates to MTAHPAPADPADSPDAAENRGLTPQARRALEGLPPALAALGHAFVRAGHEIALVGGPVRDAFLGVAPHDLDLTTSARPEQTEKILAAWGETTWDVGRAFGTIGARKGSTIVEVTTYRTEAYEVGSRKPQVTYGDTLTGDLTRRDFTVNAMALRLPDLELVDPCGGLADLSAGILRTPVSAEQSFDDDPLRIMRAARFAAQLGFDVEMDVMTAMEEMAPRLEIVSAERVRAELERLLISPWPRRGLELMVHTGVADVVLPELSALRETVDEHKRHKDVYEHTLTVLDQAIDLETGPDGPVPGPDLVLRLAAILHDIGKPATRRFLPDGTVTFHGHDHVGARMTAKRLRALRFDKQTIKDVSRLVELHLRFHGYVDAAWSDSAVRRYATDAGPLLERLHRLTRADVTTRNRRKAAMLDRAYDDLEERIEALRAAEELAAIRPDLDGGQIMAELGVAPGPIVGEAYRFLMDLRMEKGPIGEDLARQALRSWWAARQKS, encoded by the coding sequence ATGACTGCGCACCCCGCTCCCGCTGACCCCGCCGACTCCCCGGATGCCGCCGAGAACCGCGGCCTGACGCCCCAGGCCCGTCGGGCGCTCGAGGGCCTGCCCCCCGCCCTGGCGGCCCTGGGCCACGCCTTCGTGCGCGCCGGGCACGAGATCGCGCTCGTTGGCGGGCCGGTGCGGGACGCCTTCCTCGGCGTCGCCCCCCACGACCTGGACCTGACCACCTCGGCCCGCCCCGAGCAGACCGAGAAGATCCTGGCCGCCTGGGGCGAGACCACCTGGGACGTGGGCCGGGCCTTCGGCACCATTGGCGCGCGCAAGGGATCCACCATCGTGGAGGTCACCACCTACCGCACCGAGGCCTACGAGGTCGGCTCGCGCAAGCCCCAGGTGACCTATGGCGACACCCTCACCGGGGACCTCACCCGCCGCGACTTCACCGTCAACGCCATGGCGCTGCGCCTGCCCGACCTCGAGCTCGTCGACCCCTGCGGCGGCCTGGCCGACCTGAGCGCCGGCATCCTGCGCACCCCCGTCAGTGCCGAGCAGTCCTTCGACGACGACCCCCTGCGCATCATGCGGGCCGCCCGCTTCGCCGCCCAGCTCGGCTTCGACGTCGAGATGGACGTCATGACCGCCATGGAGGAGATGGCCCCCCGCCTGGAGATCGTCTCCGCCGAGCGCGTGCGCGCCGAGCTCGAGCGCCTGCTCATCAGCCCCTGGCCCCGGCGCGGACTGGAGCTCATGGTCCACACCGGTGTGGCCGACGTCGTCCTGCCCGAGCTGAGCGCCCTGCGCGAGACCGTCGATGAGCACAAGCGCCACAAGGACGTCTACGAGCACACCCTGACCGTCCTGGACCAGGCCATCGACCTGGAGACCGGGCCCGACGGGCCCGTCCCCGGCCCCGACCTGGTCCTGCGCCTGGCCGCCATCCTCCACGACATCGGCAAGCCCGCCACCCGCCGCTTCCTGCCCGACGGCACCGTCACCTTCCACGGCCACGACCACGTCGGCGCCCGGATGACGGCCAAGCGCCTGCGGGCCCTGCGCTTCGACAAGCAGACCATCAAGGACGTCTCCCGGCTGGTCGAGCTCCACCTGCGCTTCCACGGATACGTCGACGCCGCCTGGTCGGACTCGGCCGTGCGCCGCTACGCCACCGACGCCGGCCCCCTGCTGGAGCGCCTCCACCGGCTCACCCGGGCTGACGTCACCACCCGCAACCGCCGCAAGGCCGCCATGCTGGACCGCGCCTACGACGACCTCGAGGAGCGCATCGAGGCCCTGCGCGCCGCCGAGGAGCTGGCCGCCATCCGCCCCGACCTCGACGGCGGCCAGATCATGGCCGAGCTCGGCGTGGCCCCCGGGCCGATCGTTGGCGAGGCCTACCGCTTCCTCATGGACCTGCGCATGGAGAAGGGGCCCATCGGCGAGGACCTGGCCCGCCAGGCACTGCGCTCCTGGTGGGCGGCCCGCCAGAAGAGCTGA
- a CDS encoding Gfo/Idh/MocA family protein: MRETSRQLRVGVVGIGARCYLAALADSSPVPARLVAAADTAPDAAARARRLLPEGVAVVADHRDLLGHGIDAVVLTTPDDTHEELACFFLEAGIPVYLEKPLAITIEAADRILETAWRTGTRLYVGHNMRHMEVVRLLKSIIDSGRIGEVKAIWCRHFVGNGGDYYFRDWHAERRHVTGLLLQKAAHDIDVMSWLAGSAPARVVGMGGLMVYGEAERRPAGTSAGTVMQDWFSLDHWPADEVDGLNPVIDVEDHSMLMMTMRNGAMTSYQQCHFTPDYWRSYTVIGTRGRAENLGDGAGDVVKVWTERTEHYAERATQEYVIAEEGTGHDSADQLAIDEFLRFVRDGGATEVSPVSARDAVAAGVLATRSLRSGSVPFDVPELDAELADYFHRGQHNSH, from the coding sequence GTGCGTGAAACATCAAGGCAACTGCGGGTCGGCGTCGTCGGCATCGGGGCCCGCTGCTACCTGGCCGCGCTCGCGGACTCCTCGCCGGTCCCGGCCCGCCTCGTCGCTGCGGCCGACACGGCCCCTGACGCGGCCGCGCGCGCCCGGCGCCTCCTGCCCGAGGGCGTGGCGGTCGTGGCCGACCACCGCGACCTGCTGGGGCACGGGATCGACGCCGTCGTCCTGACCACGCCCGATGACACGCACGAGGAGCTGGCCTGTTTCTTCCTTGAGGCCGGTATCCCGGTCTACCTGGAGAAGCCCCTGGCCATCACCATCGAGGCCGCCGATCGCATCCTTGAGACCGCCTGGCGCACCGGCACCCGCCTGTACGTGGGCCACAACATGCGCCACATGGAGGTGGTGCGGCTGCTGAAGTCGATCATCGACTCCGGGCGGATCGGCGAGGTCAAGGCCATCTGGTGCCGCCACTTCGTGGGCAACGGCGGCGACTACTACTTCCGCGACTGGCACGCCGAGCGCCGCCACGTCACCGGCCTGCTGCTGCAGAAGGCCGCCCACGACATCGACGTCATGAGCTGGTTGGCGGGCTCCGCGCCGGCCCGCGTCGTCGGCATGGGCGGGCTCATGGTCTACGGGGAGGCCGAGCGGCGCCCGGCCGGGACGAGCGCCGGCACCGTCATGCAGGACTGGTTCAGCCTCGATCACTGGCCGGCCGACGAGGTGGACGGGCTCAACCCCGTCATCGACGTCGAGGACCACTCCATGCTCATGATGACCATGCGCAATGGGGCCATGACCTCCTACCAGCAGTGCCACTTCACCCCCGACTACTGGCGCAGCTATACGGTCATCGGCACCCGCGGCCGGGCCGAGAACCTCGGTGACGGGGCCGGCGACGTCGTCAAGGTGTGGACCGAGCGCACCGAGCACTACGCCGAGCGCGCCACCCAGGAGTACGTCATCGCCGAGGAGGGCACCGGGCACGACAGCGCCGACCAGCTCGCCATCGACGAGTTCCTGCGCTTCGTGCGCGACGGCGGGGCCACCGAGGTCTCCCCGGTCAGTGCGCGCGACGCCGTCGCGGCGGGGGTGCTGGCCACTCGGTCCCTGCGCTCGGGTTCCGTGCCCTTCGACGTGCCCGAGCTCGACGCGGAGCTGGCGGACTACTTCCACCGCGGGCAGCACAACTCTCACTGA